The following proteins are encoded in a genomic region of Zea mays cultivar B73 chromosome 9, Zm-B73-REFERENCE-NAM-5.0, whole genome shotgun sequence:
- the LOC103639914 gene encoding aspartyl protease family protein At5g10770, whose translation MASPLLAARLLVLCLLCGGACAAAKRRYLSVSMDELLGGSSKKAHVDCPPWNKSAPSPHRPRGIPISYPPTIPPAEAPAVTIPDSTGTSLGTLEFVVTVGFGTPAQTYTLMFDTGSDVSWIQCLPCSGHCYKQHDPIFDPTKSATYSAVPCGHPQCAAAGGKCSSNGTCLYKVQYGDGSSTAGVLSHETLSLTSARALPGFAFGCGETNLGDFGDVDGLIGLGRGQLSLSSQAAASFGAAFSYCLPSYNTSHGYLTIGTTTPASGSDGVRYTAMIQKQDYPSFYFVDLVSIVVGGFVLPVPPILFTRDGTLLDSGTVLTYLPPEAYTALRDRFKFTMTQYKPAPAYDPFDTCYDFAGQNAIFMPLVSFKFSDGSSFDLSPFGVLIFPDDTAPATGCLAFVPRPSTMPFTIVGNTQQRNTEMIYDVAAEKIGFVSGSC comes from the exons ATGGCCTCGCCGCTGCTGGCGGCGCGACTGCTCGTGCTCTGCCTTCTCTGCGGCGGCGCCTGCGCAGCGGCGAAGCGGCGATACCTCTCCGTCAGCATGGACGAACTGCTCGGGGGCAGCTCCAAGAAGGCTCACGTCGACTGCCCTCCCTGGAACAAGTCAG CACCGTCGCCCCACCGCCCTCGAGGAATTCCGATTTCATATCCTCCAACAATACCGCCAGCCGAGGCGCCAGCCGTGACGATCCCGGACAGCACCGGGACGTCCCTCGGCACTCTGGAGTTCGTCGTCACCGTCGGCTTCGGCACGCCGGCCCAGACGTACACGCTGATGTTCGACACCGGCAGCGACGTCTCATGGATCCAGTGCCTACCGTGCTCCGGGCACTGCTACAAGCAGCACGACCCTATCTTCGACCCGACCAAGTCCGCCACCTACTCCGCCGTCCCCTGCGGCCACCCGCAGTGCGCGGCCGCCGGCGGGAAGTGCAGCAGCAACGGCACCTGCCTCTACAAGGTCCAGTACGGCGACGGCTCGTCCACCGCCGGGGTCCTGTCCCACGAGACGCTGTCGCTCACCTCCGCGCGGGCGCTCCCCGGGTTCGCCTTCGGATGCGGCGAGACAAATCTCGGCGACTTCGGCGACGTCGATGGGCTGATCGGCCTCGGACGCGGCCAGCTGTCGCTGTCCTCGCAAGCCGCCGCGTCGTTCGGCGCCGCCTTCTCGTACTGCCTGCCGTCGTACAACACCTCGCATGGATACCTCACCATCGGCACCACCACTCCGGCCTCCGGCTCCGACGGCGTGCGCTACACGGCGATGATACAGAAGCAAGACTACCCGTCCTTCTACTTCGTGGATCTCGTCTCCATCGTCGTCGGCGGCTTCGTCCTGCCCGTGCCACCAATACTGTTCACACGCGACGGCACGCTCCTCGACTCCGGCACCGTCCTCACCTACCTCCCGCCGGAGGCGTACACTGCGCTCCGCGACAGGTTCAAGTTCACCATGACGCAGTACAAGCCGGCGCCGGCGTACGACCCCTTCGACACGTGCTACGACTTCGCGGGCCAGAACGCCATCTTCATGCCGTTGGTGTCTTTCAAGTTCAGCGACGGCTCCTCGTTCGACCTCAGCCCCTTCGGGGTCCTGATATTCCCTGACGACACGGCGCCCGCCACCGGCTGCCTCGCCTTCGTGCCGAGACCTTCCACGATGCCGTTCACCATCGTCGGCAACACGCAGCAGCGGAACACCGAGATGATCTACGACGTTGCCGCGGAGAAGATCGGATTTGTGTCGGGCAGTTGCTGA